The following proteins are encoded in a genomic region of Brachypodium distachyon strain Bd21 chromosome 1, Brachypodium_distachyon_v3.0, whole genome shotgun sequence:
- the LOC100839663 gene encoding basic helix-loop-helix protein A isoform X2 translates to MASCSEVHKSLQAVAQGLRWTYALLWQLCPDQGALLWAEGHYNGAIKTRKTVQQAHGAPAPAPAEAADQAARHRSRQLKELFESLAREAAAAGGMMTGCRVDAVQAESAARRPTAALAPEDLTETEWFYLMCASYSFPPHVGLPGRAFAKGGHVWLCRANEVDSKVFSRAILAKSAGIQTVVCIPIVDGVLEIGTTENVKEDISLVQYAMSIIMDQQDIQMIPTISEHSTSDKICHMYQQSFQTQRKIHGGQENEMEHDDDDIGAECASGSGTNAGRNYSQDTPLNIVGNTDDQETPNAGSSELMQLEIPEKVRDGCSSNLDDEIQMLMVCQNSNDQSDFQRQDEPCDSWHFLYEELCSGYPQSSGENQDMVLQPENAHYTETVMSILQRNTRRQAAGTSTRSYVAASHQSSFSTWHPTMLQQGRTATGAGGTTPQRMLRSVLFNNAAASGHGKPADDFPRGGGPRREAADLSANHVLQERKRREKLNERFIILRSLVPFVTKMDKASILGDTIEYVKQLRSRIQDLESSSTRQQQQVVHGCGGLTAAADQARSAKRKLATREGSSASSSSAPSSSSAEVQVSIIESDALLELRCPDRRGLLLRAMQALQDQLRLEITAVRASSDDGVLLAELRAKVREVHGRRSSISEVKRAIHLIISSG, encoded by the exons ATGGCGAGCTGCAGCGAGGTGCACAAGTCTCTGCAGGCCGTGGCGCAAGGGCTGCGGTGGACGTACGCCCTCCTCTGGCAACTCTGCCCCGACCAAGG GGCGCTGCTGTGGGCGGAGGGGCACTACAACGGGGCCATAAAGACGCGCAAGACGGTGCAGCAGGCTcatggagcgccggcgccggcgcctgcgGAGGCGGCCGACCAGGCGGCGCGGCACCGGAGCCGGCAGCTGAAGGAGCTCTTCGAGTCGCTGGCCAGGGAGGCAGCTGCTGCCGGTGGGATGATGACAGGCTGCAGGGTTGACGCCGTCCAGGCAgagtcggcggcgcggcggcccacggcggcgctggcgccggAGGACCTGACGGAGACGGAGTGGTTCTATCTCATGTGCGCCTCCTACTCCTTCCCTCCCCACGTCGG GTTACCCGGAAGAGCATTTGCAAAGGGAGGGCATGTATGGCTCTGTAGGGCAAATGAAGTTGACAGCAAGGTCTTCTCAAGAGCAATTCTTGCCAAG AGTGCAGGAATCCAA ACAGTCGTATGCATTCCAATTGTTGATGGTGTCCTGGAAATCGGGACGACAGAAAAC GTGAAGGAAGACATAAGTTTAGTTCAGTATGCAATGAGCATCATCATGGATCAACAAGACATCCAGATGATCCCTACTATCTCAGAGCATTCAACTTCAGACAAAATCTGTCACATGTATCAACAGTCATTCCAAACACAGAGGAAGATACATGGTGGTCAGGAGAACGAAATGGAACACGACGATGACGACATCGGTGCGGAGTGTGCGTCGGGTTCGGGGACCAACGCTGGAAGGAATTACAGCCAAGATACCCCACTGAACATCGTGGGCAATACTGATGATCAGGAAACACCCAATGCAGGGAGCAGTGAGCTAATGCAGCTTGAAATTCCAGAAAAGGTGAGAGATGGCTGCTCAAGCAACTTGGATGATGAAATCCAGATGCTAATGGTTTGCCAGAACAGCAATGACCAGTCCGATTTCCAACGGCAAGATGAGCCTTGCGACTCTTGGCATTTTCTCTATGAGGAGTTATGCAGTGGCTACCCTCAGTCGTCAG GTGAAAATCAGGACATGGTACTCCAACCCGAAAACGCGCACTACACAGAAACAGTCATGTCGATCCTACAGCGCAACACGCGCCGACAAGCCGCCGGCACGAGCACCAGGTCCTACGTGGCAGCATCGCACCAATCATCATTCTCCACGTGGCATCCTACCATGCTGCAGCAGGGACGCACGGCCACCGGAGCCGGAGGCACAACCCCACAGAGGATGCTCCGGAGCGTCCTGTTCAACAATGCTGCCGCAAGCGGCCACGGCAAGCCGGCCGATGACTTTCCGAGGGGCGGCGGGCCGCGGAGAGAGGCGGCAGACTTGAGCGCCAACCATGTCCTGCAGGAGCGGAAACGAAGGGAGAAGCTCAACGAGAGGTTCATCATCCTCCGGTCCCTGGTACCCTTCGTGACCAAG ATGGACAAGGCGTCGATCCTGGGGGACACGATCGAGTACGTGAAGCAGCTGAGGAGCCGCATCCAGGACCTCGAATCATCATCGaccaggcagcagcagcaggtagttcacggctgcggcggcctgacggcggcggcggatcagGCGAGGAGCGCGAAGCGGAAGCTGGCGACGAGGGAAGGGAGCAgcgcgagcagcagcagcgccccgtcgtcgtcttcggccgAGGTGCAGGTGTCCATCATCGAGAGCGACGCGCTTCTGGAGCTCCGCTGCCCCGACAGGCGCGGGCTGCTGCTCCGGGCCATGCAGGCGCTGCAGGACCAGCTCCGGCTCGAGATCACGGCAGTCAGGGCCTCTTCCGACGACGGCGTGCTGCTCGCCGAACTGCGCGCCAAG GTGAGGGAGGTgcacgggaggaggagcagcattTCGGAAGTCAAGAGAGCGATCCATCTCATCATCTCGTCGGGATGA
- the LOC100839663 gene encoding basic helix-loop-helix protein A isoform X1 — protein sequence MASCSEVHKSLQAVAQGLRWTYALLWQLCPDQGALLWAEGHYNGAIKTRKTVQQAHGAPAPAPAEAADQAARHRSRQLKELFESLAREAAAAGGMMTGCRVDAVQAESAARRPTAALAPEDLTETEWFYLMCASYSFPPHVGLPGRAFAKGGHVWLCRANEVDSKVFSRAILAKSAGIQTVVCIPIVDGVLEIGTTENVKEDISLVQYAMSIIMDQQDIQMIPTISEHSTSDKICHMYQQSFQTQRKIHGGQENEMEHDDDDIGAECASGSGTNAGRNYSQDTPLNIVGNTDDQETPNAGSSELMQLEIPEKVRDGCSSNLDDEIQMLMVCQNSNDQSDFQRQDEPCDSWHFLYEELCSGYPQSSAGENQDMVLQPENAHYTETVMSILQRNTRRQAAGTSTRSYVAASHQSSFSTWHPTMLQQGRTATGAGGTTPQRMLRSVLFNNAAASGHGKPADDFPRGGGPRREAADLSANHVLQERKRREKLNERFIILRSLVPFVTKMDKASILGDTIEYVKQLRSRIQDLESSSTRQQQQVVHGCGGLTAAADQARSAKRKLATREGSSASSSSAPSSSSAEVQVSIIESDALLELRCPDRRGLLLRAMQALQDQLRLEITAVRASSDDGVLLAELRAKVREVHGRRSSISEVKRAIHLIISSG from the exons ATGGCGAGCTGCAGCGAGGTGCACAAGTCTCTGCAGGCCGTGGCGCAAGGGCTGCGGTGGACGTACGCCCTCCTCTGGCAACTCTGCCCCGACCAAGG GGCGCTGCTGTGGGCGGAGGGGCACTACAACGGGGCCATAAAGACGCGCAAGACGGTGCAGCAGGCTcatggagcgccggcgccggcgcctgcgGAGGCGGCCGACCAGGCGGCGCGGCACCGGAGCCGGCAGCTGAAGGAGCTCTTCGAGTCGCTGGCCAGGGAGGCAGCTGCTGCCGGTGGGATGATGACAGGCTGCAGGGTTGACGCCGTCCAGGCAgagtcggcggcgcggcggcccacggcggcgctggcgccggAGGACCTGACGGAGACGGAGTGGTTCTATCTCATGTGCGCCTCCTACTCCTTCCCTCCCCACGTCGG GTTACCCGGAAGAGCATTTGCAAAGGGAGGGCATGTATGGCTCTGTAGGGCAAATGAAGTTGACAGCAAGGTCTTCTCAAGAGCAATTCTTGCCAAG AGTGCAGGAATCCAA ACAGTCGTATGCATTCCAATTGTTGATGGTGTCCTGGAAATCGGGACGACAGAAAAC GTGAAGGAAGACATAAGTTTAGTTCAGTATGCAATGAGCATCATCATGGATCAACAAGACATCCAGATGATCCCTACTATCTCAGAGCATTCAACTTCAGACAAAATCTGTCACATGTATCAACAGTCATTCCAAACACAGAGGAAGATACATGGTGGTCAGGAGAACGAAATGGAACACGACGATGACGACATCGGTGCGGAGTGTGCGTCGGGTTCGGGGACCAACGCTGGAAGGAATTACAGCCAAGATACCCCACTGAACATCGTGGGCAATACTGATGATCAGGAAACACCCAATGCAGGGAGCAGTGAGCTAATGCAGCTTGAAATTCCAGAAAAGGTGAGAGATGGCTGCTCAAGCAACTTGGATGATGAAATCCAGATGCTAATGGTTTGCCAGAACAGCAATGACCAGTCCGATTTCCAACGGCAAGATGAGCCTTGCGACTCTTGGCATTTTCTCTATGAGGAGTTATGCAGTGGCTACCCTCAGTCGTCAG CAGGTGAAAATCAGGACATGGTACTCCAACCCGAAAACGCGCACTACACAGAAACAGTCATGTCGATCCTACAGCGCAACACGCGCCGACAAGCCGCCGGCACGAGCACCAGGTCCTACGTGGCAGCATCGCACCAATCATCATTCTCCACGTGGCATCCTACCATGCTGCAGCAGGGACGCACGGCCACCGGAGCCGGAGGCACAACCCCACAGAGGATGCTCCGGAGCGTCCTGTTCAACAATGCTGCCGCAAGCGGCCACGGCAAGCCGGCCGATGACTTTCCGAGGGGCGGCGGGCCGCGGAGAGAGGCGGCAGACTTGAGCGCCAACCATGTCCTGCAGGAGCGGAAACGAAGGGAGAAGCTCAACGAGAGGTTCATCATCCTCCGGTCCCTGGTACCCTTCGTGACCAAG ATGGACAAGGCGTCGATCCTGGGGGACACGATCGAGTACGTGAAGCAGCTGAGGAGCCGCATCCAGGACCTCGAATCATCATCGaccaggcagcagcagcaggtagttcacggctgcggcggcctgacggcggcggcggatcagGCGAGGAGCGCGAAGCGGAAGCTGGCGACGAGGGAAGGGAGCAgcgcgagcagcagcagcgccccgtcgtcgtcttcggccgAGGTGCAGGTGTCCATCATCGAGAGCGACGCGCTTCTGGAGCTCCGCTGCCCCGACAGGCGCGGGCTGCTGCTCCGGGCCATGCAGGCGCTGCAGGACCAGCTCCGGCTCGAGATCACGGCAGTCAGGGCCTCTTCCGACGACGGCGTGCTGCTCGCCGAACTGCGCGCCAAG GTGAGGGAGGTgcacgggaggaggagcagcattTCGGAAGTCAAGAGAGCGATCCATCTCATCATCTCGTCGGGATGA